From one Dysidea avara chromosome 9, odDysAvar1.4, whole genome shotgun sequence genomic stretch:
- the LOC136265981 gene encoding uncharacterized protein isoform X2: MLNSNLSGLLLKVCHTVRSYQMRCLREMKEVLTKGYKVLSYSIHVLLNRVKDQLTAGNLDVTISEVLVWCGVAAEERREGEITLSKLPEARAS, from the exons ATGCTTAATTCTAACCTTTCTGG CTTACTACTGAAGGTTTGTCACACAGTAAGGAGCTACCAAATGAGATGTTTGAGAG AGATGAAGGAGGTGCTAACAAAAGGATACAAG GTGCTTAGTTACAGTATCCATGTGTTATTGAATAGAGTTAAGGACCAATTGACTGCTGGAAATTTAGATGTCACCATTAGCGAG GTGTTGGTTTGGTGTGGTGTGGCGGCAGAAGAGAGAAGAGAAGGAGAAATTACATTATCAAAACTTCCTGAAGCACGTGCCAGCTAG
- the LOC136265981 gene encoding small subunit processome component 20 homolog isoform X1, giving the protein MLNSNLSGLLLKVCHTVRSYQMRCLREMKEVLTKGYKVQVLSYSIHVLLNRVKDQLTAGNLDVTISEVLVWCGVAAEERREGEITLSKLPEARAS; this is encoded by the exons ATGCTTAATTCTAACCTTTCTGG CTTACTACTGAAGGTTTGTCACACAGTAAGGAGCTACCAAATGAGATGTTTGAGAG AGATGAAGGAGGTGCTAACAAAAGGATACAAG GTGCAGGTGCTTAGTTACAGTATCCATGTGTTATTGAATAGAGTTAAGGACCAATTGACTGCTGGAAATTTAGATGTCACCATTAGCGAG GTGTTGGTTTGGTGTGGTGTGGCGGCAGAAGAGAGAAGAGAAGGAGAAATTACATTATCAAAACTTCCTGAAGCACGTGCCAGCTAG